TGGTCGCCCATCCACTTTTGCAAATATAATTGATACCATTGTTTATCGCACTTATGTCACTCGAGATCGGGGCAAACTTACACCCACTTTTCTCGGTGTTGCTGTAACCCAGCTTTTGGAAAACCATTTTACTTCTTTGGTCGACAGTCAATTCACAGCCAATATGGAAGATGGCCTCGATGCAATCTCTCGCGGAGAATTAGATGCGGTTCCTTTCATGAAAGACTTTTATTTTGGTTCAGAAGACCAAGTGGGATTAGAGGGTATGCTGGATGATAAAGTGGATATTGGCAAGGCATGTTCCGTTCAACTGGATTATGATGGTGACCCCATTGAAATCCGCGTTGGGCAATATGGCCCCTTCGTCCAACAAGGAGAAGTACGTAAATCTGTACCCAATGATGTATACCTTGGCGATTTGAATGTGGAAAAAGCATTAGAAATTTTGAACCAAGAGATTAATGAAGACCGGGAATTAGGTAAAGATTCGAATTCAGGCGAATTGGTTTTAGTTAAAAATGGTCCTTATGGCCCATATGTTCAGTTGGGTGAAACCAGTAAACGTAAAGGTATCCCCAAGGGAACACCATCGGCTGATATTGATCTCGAAATGGCGCTCAAACTTTTATCATTACCTAGAATATTGGGAAAACATCCTGAAACGGATGAGGATGTAAAAGCTGATTACGGTCGCTTTGGGCCCTACGTTACTGCCGGAAAAGGTAAGAATGGAACTATCCCACCCACCATGTCTCCCTTAACCATTGAATTAGCGGAAGCACTGGAATTAATAAAAAATAGAAATAGTGGCCCCCAAGAATTACGAACATTGGGTGACCATACAACTACCGGGGAATCTTTAGTATTAAAGTCCGGGCGATATGGCCCCTACCTTACTGATGGAAAAGTGAATGCATCCCTACCTCGGGATACAGATCCGGAGAAAATGACCTTAGAAGAAGGTGTAGCTTTGATTGACAAAAAACGGGCAGCACCACCACGAAAAAAGAAACGCAAAGCTGCCAAGAAAAAGAAGAAAAAGAAATGAAACGATTCTTCCCCATCTTGATTCTTATCGGTATCCTTTGGGCCGATGAGAAAGATAAATTAATTATCGATGTTGAACAGAGTCTCATGGCCACTTGTTGTTGGAGTGGTACGGTGTACGATCATGGCAATAAGGAGATGGAAATCAAGATCGCCGGTATGGTGAATACAGGGAAAACCAAAACTGAAATCCTTGACTATTTTACAGACAAATATGGGGAACGGGTTTTGGCCGTGCCCAAAGCAGAAGGCTTTAATTATTTCGCTTGGCTAGCACCTTTATTTATTGCGGGACTTGGGCTTACCATTGTTTTGCTTTATATGCGTACATCAAAGCATAGCACGATTCCATCAGTCAATCCCACAGATGATTCCATAGCTTTCAGCGATGAGATAGAACGAGAACTGAAGGAATTGGACTAAACCTCTCCCACAAGATTGCAATAATAAACTTATGAATTATTGCGAAAGCCACTAGAAATGATTCATTTCATTCATCATTTCCCACCATTCATTTATCCAAATAATTCCCTAATTTTCACTCCTTATATTTGACAAAAAAATAACGGAGTATTCACTCTATCATGAGTATCGATAAGATTGTATCCCTTTGCAAACGGCGGGGATTTATTTTTCAAAGTTCTGAAATTTACGGCGGCTTCGGTGCCGTCTATGATTACGGTCCCTTAGGGATTGCCTTAAAAAATAATATATCCCAACTATGGTGGCGGGCCATGACCCAACTTCATGAAAACATTGTTGGGCTGGATAGCGGCATTTTAATGCATCCAAAAATTTGGGAAGCTTCGGGACATGTGGGCGCTTTTAACGATCCATTGGTGGATTGTAAACAATGTAAAGCACGTTACCGCGCCGATGAGCTTTTTGATGGTAATCCCGACGAAGGAAAATGGGATGAAATTCAATGCCCCAAATGCGGCACTACCGGTAACCTCACAGAACCGCGCCAGTTTAATTTGATGTTTAAAACTCATATCGGCCCCGTTGAAGAATCAGCCAATGTCGCTTACCTCCGCCCCGAAACGGCACAAGGAATTTATGTTAATTATCTTCTCACCCAAAATGCCATGCGCCTGAAGGTTCCTTTTGGAATTGCCCAAATTGGTAAGGCATTTCGGAATGAAATTGTAGCGAGAAATTTTATTTTTCGAACCCGAGAATTTGAACAAATGGAAATGCAGTATTTCGTAAAACCGGGAGCAGATGATCAATCTATGTTGGATTGGAAAAATGAACGATTAGCCTTTTACAACCAACTTGGAATCGATCCGAAAAAACTCCGATTCCACGAACATGGTGAAGGTGAGTTAGCTCACTACGCCAAAGAAGCTTGGGATATCGAATTTGAATTCCCATTTGGTTGGTCCGAGATTGAAGGTATTCACAACCGCACCGATTTTGACCTGGCACGGCACCAAGAATTCTCTGGCAAGAAAATGGAAGTATTTGATCAAGTGAACAATGAACGCTTTCTTCCATACATTATTGAAACTTCCGCAGGTTTAAACCGCATGATGTTGGCAGTTCTTTCTGATGCTTATTGGGAAGATGATGAAAACAACCGTGTAGTAATGAAACTCCATCCGCGAATCGCACCGGTGACGGCTGTGGTCTGTCCATTAGTGAAAAAAGATGGTCAGCCCGAAATGGGTCGCGAAGTTATGGACATATTGAAACCCCATTTCAAAGTGATTTACGATCAACAAGGCTCCATCGGTAAACGTTATTATCGCCAAGATGAAGCGGGAACACCATACGGCATCACCGTGGATCATCAATCTATAGAGGACAAAACTGTGACTCTCCGACACCGCGATTCACAACAACAAGATCGGGTTGCCATGGATCAACTGGTGAATGCGATTAACGACAGCATGGAGGCTTATTCATGAATCGCCATTTAACATTTCGCTCCGGTAACCCTTCGTTAAATGCCAAAACCTTTTCCGGGTTTGATCTCACAACAGGCGCCACCATGACCATTATGGGCACGGTCCAAAAGACAGCACTTTCATTATTGCTTCTTATGACGACAGCATTG
This genomic stretch from Candidatus Neomarinimicrobiota bacterium harbors:
- a CDS encoding DNA topoisomerase I yields the protein GRPSTFANIIDTIVYRTYVTRDRGKLTPTFLGVAVTQLLENHFTSLVDSQFTANMEDGLDAISRGELDAVPFMKDFYFGSEDQVGLEGMLDDKVDIGKACSVQLDYDGDPIEIRVGQYGPFVQQGEVRKSVPNDVYLGDLNVEKALEILNQEINEDRELGKDSNSGELVLVKNGPYGPYVQLGETSKRKGIPKGTPSADIDLEMALKLLSLPRILGKHPETDEDVKADYGRFGPYVTAGKGKNGTIPPTMSPLTIELAEALELIKNRNSGPQELRTLGDHTTTGESLVLKSGRYGPYLTDGKVNASLPRDTDPEKMTLEEGVALIDKKRAAPPRKKKRKAAKKKKKKK
- a CDS encoding glycine--tRNA ligase, coding for MSIDKIVSLCKRRGFIFQSSEIYGGFGAVYDYGPLGIALKNNISQLWWRAMTQLHENIVGLDSGILMHPKIWEASGHVGAFNDPLVDCKQCKARYRADELFDGNPDEGKWDEIQCPKCGTTGNLTEPRQFNLMFKTHIGPVEESANVAYLRPETAQGIYVNYLLTQNAMRLKVPFGIAQIGKAFRNEIVARNFIFRTREFEQMEMQYFVKPGADDQSMLDWKNERLAFYNQLGIDPKKLRFHEHGEGELAHYAKEAWDIEFEFPFGWSEIEGIHNRTDFDLARHQEFSGKKMEVFDQVNNERFLPYIIETSAGLNRMMLAVLSDAYWEDDENNRVVMKLHPRIAPVTAVVCPLVKKDGQPEMGREVMDILKPHFKVIYDQQGSIGKRYYRQDEAGTPYGITVDHQSIEDKTVTLRHRDSQQQDRVAMDQLVNAINDSMEAYS